A genomic window from Equus asinus isolate D_3611 breed Donkey chromosome 25, EquAss-T2T_v2, whole genome shotgun sequence includes:
- the S100A6 gene encoding protein S100-A6: MACPLDQAISLLVAIFHKYSSREGDKNTLSKGELKELIQKELTIGAELEDSEIAKLLDDLDQNKDQVVNFQEYVTFLGALAMIYNEVLKACS, from the exons ATGGCGTGCCCCCTGGATCAGGCCATCAGCCTCCTCGTGGCTATCTTCCACAAGTACTCCAGCAGGGAGGGCGACAAGAACACCTTGAGCAAGGGTGAGCTGAAGGAGCTGATCCAGAAGGAGCTCACCATTGGCGCT GAGCTGGAGGACTCGGAAATTGCAAAGCTGTTGGATGACCTGGACCAGAACAAGGACCAGGTGGTGAACTTCCAGGAATATGTCACCTTCCTTGGGGCTTTGGCTATGATATACAATGAAGTCCTCAAGGCCTGCAGTTAA
- the S100A5 gene encoding protein S100-A5 isoform X1 — MGHSLLSGQSGICAQEGDYEPHTVMETPLEKALTTMVTTFHKYSGREGSKLTLSRKELKELIKKELCLGEKRKESSIDDLMKSLDKNSDQEIDFKEYSVFLTTLCMAYNDFFLEDNK; from the exons ATGGGACACTCCCTGCTCTCAGGTCAATCAGGCATCTGTGCACAGGAGGGTGACTATG AGCCACACACCGTGATGGAGACTCCTCTTGAGAAGGCCCTGACCACTATGGTCACGACTTTCCACAAATATTCGGGGAGAGAGGGCAGCAAACTGACCCTTAGTAGGAAGGAACTAAAGGAGCTGATCAAGAAGGAGCTGTGTCTTGGTGAG aagaggaaggagagcagtATCGATGACCTGATGAAGAGCCTGGACAAAAACAGCGACCAGGAGATTGACTTCAAGGAGTACTCGGTGTTCCTGACCACGCTGTGCATGGCCTATAACGACTTCTTCTTGGAGGACAACAAGTGA
- the S100A4 gene encoding protein S100-A4, translating to MAYPLEKALDVMVSTFHKYSGKEGDKFKLNKSELKELLTRELPSFLGKRTDEAAFQKLMSNLDSNKDNEVDFQEYCVFLSCIAMMCNEFFEGFPDKQPRKK from the exons ATGGCGTACCCCCTGGAGAAGGCCCTGGATGTGATGGTATCCACCTTCCACAAGTACTCCGGCAAGGAGGGTGACAAGTTCAAGCTCAACAAGTCAGAGCTAAAGGAGCTGCTGACCCGGGAGCTGCCCAGCTTTTTGGGG AAAAGGACAGATGAAGCTGCATTCCAGAAGCTGATGAGCAACTTGGACAGCAACAAGGACAACGAGGTGGATTTCCAGGAGTACTGTGTCTTCCTGTCCTGCATCGCCATGATGTGCAACGAGTTCTTCGAAGGCTTCCCCGATAAGCAGCCCCGGAAGAAATGA
- the S100A5 gene encoding protein S100-A5 isoform X2, with protein sequence METPLEKALTTMVTTFHKYSGREGSKLTLSRKELKELIKKELCLGEKRKESSIDDLMKSLDKNSDQEIDFKEYSVFLTTLCMAYNDFFLEDNK encoded by the exons ATGGAGACTCCTCTTGAGAAGGCCCTGACCACTATGGTCACGACTTTCCACAAATATTCGGGGAGAGAGGGCAGCAAACTGACCCTTAGTAGGAAGGAACTAAAGGAGCTGATCAAGAAGGAGCTGTGTCTTGGTGAG aagaggaaggagagcagtATCGATGACCTGATGAAGAGCCTGGACAAAAACAGCGACCAGGAGATTGACTTCAAGGAGTACTCGGTGTTCCTGACCACGCTGTGCATGGCCTATAACGACTTCTTCTTGGAGGACAACAAGTGA